The Ruania alba genome window below encodes:
- a CDS encoding extracellular solute-binding protein translates to MTTFNPLERDIDRRALLRYGAAGAGAIATSTVLASCGSDPQTEAPTEVEASGVEGVEQVQLGEEITEGILYPDGYVGPRAYAREPFYTGDATFTIGTKLNPNDVGDWNTNEFTRWMEEQTGVPVTYDVVLNEDADLTRVNAQMTAGDMPDAYLMIPFTNDQVSLYGSQGLFQPLEDLIETYAPALRQVMEDYPEWGAALTATDGHKYQMAVPNDCYHCRVSPSRAFINERYLEAVGAEMPQTTEDLREVLKLFKEQDPSGTGQMIPFSGGGPNDFIDNFIMNSFLYNPGSEGTGGGWLRLNEGQVEFVADKDEWREGLRYLRTLSDDGTLDRSAFTMTSDELLQAGNQGRLGFVRSYYWGFFADIADEPDALWRDYVSVPPLEGPNGVRYANWNWETDRSRPFVITSNCENPEVLVQWLDYMFTLEGTLRAAAGNTENWNYAEEGDVGINGKQAIWDRVTWPPPAGTSLGGLALAYNSNDFRLGQLSDPDNPDLEVALYNATTEYEPYQEPREFFLPSLIFDETQASRRADIATSIESHVRQHMASFAIGEIDINDDAAWEEYVSAFQAMGLPEYLDLHQQAFDARQG, encoded by the coding sequence ATGACCACGTTCAACCCCCTGGAGCGCGACATCGACCGCCGCGCCCTGCTGCGTTACGGCGCCGCGGGCGCCGGAGCGATCGCCACCTCCACGGTGCTCGCCAGTTGCGGCAGCGACCCGCAGACGGAGGCGCCCACCGAGGTCGAGGCGAGCGGCGTCGAAGGCGTCGAACAGGTGCAGCTGGGTGAGGAGATCACCGAGGGCATCCTCTACCCGGACGGATATGTGGGGCCGCGGGCGTACGCACGGGAACCCTTCTACACCGGTGACGCCACCTTCACGATCGGTACCAAGCTCAACCCCAACGACGTCGGGGACTGGAACACGAACGAGTTCACCCGCTGGATGGAGGAGCAGACCGGCGTCCCGGTGACCTATGACGTGGTCCTCAACGAGGACGCCGATCTGACCCGGGTGAACGCGCAGATGACGGCCGGCGACATGCCGGACGCGTATCTGATGATCCCCTTCACCAACGACCAGGTCTCCCTCTACGGCAGCCAGGGTCTGTTCCAGCCGCTGGAGGACCTCATCGAGACCTACGCGCCGGCGCTCCGTCAGGTGATGGAGGACTATCCCGAGTGGGGAGCCGCACTCACCGCGACGGACGGGCACAAGTACCAGATGGCCGTCCCGAACGACTGCTACCACTGTCGGGTGAGCCCCTCCCGCGCGTTCATCAACGAGCGGTACCTCGAGGCGGTCGGTGCCGAGATGCCGCAGACCACGGAGGACCTGCGCGAGGTGCTCAAGCTGTTCAAGGAGCAGGACCCGTCCGGCACTGGCCAGATGATCCCCTTCTCCGGCGGCGGTCCGAACGACTTCATCGACAACTTCATCATGAACTCGTTCCTGTACAACCCGGGCTCCGAGGGTACCGGCGGCGGGTGGCTGCGCCTCAACGAGGGGCAGGTCGAGTTCGTCGCGGACAAGGACGAGTGGCGTGAGGGGCTGCGCTACCTGCGCACCCTCAGCGACGACGGCACTCTCGACCGCTCCGCCTTCACGATGACCTCCGACGAGCTGCTCCAGGCCGGCAACCAGGGCCGCCTCGGGTTCGTCCGCAGTTACTACTGGGGCTTCTTCGCCGACATCGCCGACGAGCCGGACGCCCTCTGGCGTGACTACGTCTCGGTGCCGCCGCTCGAGGGCCCGAATGGTGTGCGCTACGCGAACTGGAACTGGGAGACCGACCGCAGCCGCCCGTTCGTGATCACCAGCAACTGCGAGAACCCCGAAGTGCTGGTGCAGTGGCTCGACTACATGTTCACCCTCGAAGGGACGCTGCGCGCTGCGGCCGGGAACACGGAGAACTGGAACTACGCCGAGGAAGGCGACGTCGGGATCAACGGGAAGCAGGCCATCTGGGACCGTGTGACCTGGCCACCGCCGGCAGGGACCAGCCTGGGCGGTCTGGCCCTGGCCTACAACTCCAACGACTTCCGCCTCGGTCAGCTGTCCGACCCGGACAACCCCGACCTGGAGGTCGCTCTCTACAACGCCACCACGGAGTACGAGCCGTACCAGGAGCCGCGGGAGTTCTTCCTCCCCTCGTTGATCTTCGACGAGACCCAGGCCTCACGCCGCGCGGACATCGCCACCTCGATCGAGAGCCACGTGCGCCAGCACATGGCCAGCTTCGCCATCGGTGAGATCGACATCAATGACGACGCCGCATGGGAGGAGTACGTGTCCGCGTTCCAGGCGATGGGACTGCCTGAGTACCTCGACCTGCACCAGCAAGCCTTCGACGCACGTCAGGGGTGA
- a CDS encoding glycoside hydrolase family 28 protein — protein sequence MMQVDEWADDGPGWHRADAIVRRVHAPTFPARDVFVDDHGAVADGATDCSEAIAAAIDTARRAGGGRVIFSAGTYRTGPIRLFSHINLHVAAEATVQFIPEPERYLPPVLTRWQGVEMMGYAPLINAHDAENVAITGAGTLDGGADNEHWWPWSGFEAYGWHAGITAQADDWEHLVELVRREVPPTERVMAPGRNLRPNFIEFYRCERVWVQGVRILRSPMWEIHPVLCTGVLVEDVHIDTHGPNNDGVDPECCTDVVIRRCRFDVGDDAIAIKAGREDDAERVGVPCRNVVVEDCTMTMKYGAFTIGSELTSGVQDVYVRNCTIGGPSLWYGLYIKTNAARGGYVENVYVDNVDVSELRRELLSCNFLRGRGWTGHGPRPYGTSGSPTSGSVGRGAPSTWPASRTVPSRTCRSPRVRSSRWQSPTRSRTSSA from the coding sequence ATGATGCAGGTCGATGAGTGGGCGGACGACGGTCCTGGCTGGCACCGGGCGGACGCCATCGTGCGCCGGGTCCACGCGCCGACCTTTCCGGCGCGCGACGTCTTCGTCGACGATCACGGTGCCGTCGCGGACGGTGCCACGGACTGCTCCGAGGCGATCGCGGCGGCCATCGACACCGCAAGGCGTGCCGGCGGCGGCCGGGTGATCTTCAGCGCCGGTACCTACCGGACCGGACCGATCCGGCTGTTCAGCCACATCAACCTGCACGTCGCCGCCGAGGCGACCGTGCAGTTCATCCCGGAGCCGGAACGCTACCTGCCGCCCGTCCTCACCCGCTGGCAGGGGGTCGAGATGATGGGGTACGCGCCGCTGATCAACGCCCACGACGCCGAGAACGTCGCGATCACCGGCGCCGGGACCCTCGACGGCGGTGCCGACAACGAGCACTGGTGGCCCTGGTCCGGTTTCGAGGCGTACGGCTGGCATGCCGGGATCACGGCGCAGGCGGACGACTGGGAACACCTCGTCGAGCTGGTGCGCCGGGAGGTGCCGCCGACGGAACGCGTGATGGCGCCGGGGAGGAATCTCCGGCCGAACTTCATCGAGTTCTACCGGTGCGAGCGGGTGTGGGTCCAGGGGGTGCGGATTCTTCGGTCGCCGATGTGGGAGATCCACCCGGTGCTGTGCACCGGTGTGCTTGTCGAGGACGTGCATATCGACACTCACGGTCCCAACAACGACGGTGTGGACCCGGAGTGCTGCACCGACGTGGTGATCCGCCGTTGCCGCTTCGACGTCGGCGACGACGCGATCGCCATTAAGGCAGGTCGTGAGGATGACGCCGAGCGGGTCGGTGTGCCGTGCCGGAACGTGGTGGTCGAGGACTGCACGATGACGATGAAGTACGGCGCCTTCACCATCGGGAGCGAGCTCACGTCCGGGGTGCAGGACGTCTACGTGCGCAACTGCACGATCGGCGGCCCGAGCCTCTGGTACGGCCTGTACATCAAGACCAACGCCGCACGAGGCGGGTACGTCGAGAACGTCTATGTCGACAACGTCGATGTCTCCGAGCTCCGGCGGGAGCTGCTCAGCTGCAACTTCCTGCGGGGGAGGGGCTGGACGGGCCACGGACCCCGACCGTACGGCACATCCGGATCACCAACGTCCGGGTCGGTCGGGCGCGGCGCGCCCTCCACATGGCCGGCTTCGCGCACAGTCCCATCACGGACGTGCAGATCTCCGAGAGTTCGTTCGAGTCGATGGCAGAGCCCGACTCGATCGAGAACGTCGTCGGCCTGA
- a CDS encoding acyltransferase, with product MSDDQANPFDRDHYDYSSWFFWAQASEEQKQEQLAQQEQFLRSRPDSSIGERCFISPLAAVQVERLALGRSCYISGHAYLTGTLETGPNCTINPFCVVRGTIRLGHSVRIGAHTSMLAFNHTITDPDVPVFKQPISQRGITIGDDVWIGSHVMVLDGITIGDRAVVGAGSIVTKDVPAGAIVAGNPATVRKWRVAELEPQPTASAPAGEPTLAQELRTFDERARGQAEEILDRSWNRSLERFVDAPGRPPTVRAHCDAIEVAAYLTGEVPPQLSREAHVSWLQGLQDPGSGMIAELDASGRPGPAVTDLSVGEAHYHVLCVGYALEVLGSRFAYPIHAVDRLGADGLIELLDGLPWQGTPWRSSNTADMLGTALLWNTRAAAPRAATTAAGLFGWLHTHVDPATGMWGTDDPRSGRLQTVNAFYRTSRGSFAQFGLPLPHPERVVDTVLAHAQDARYFASDRQNACNVLDVAHPLWLASGRSGYRRDEIRQVARGLLADALTHWQQHGFAFAAASGTGRDPVAETPGLQGTEMWLAIIWYLADLLEVSNALSYRPGGVHRPEPAGSLNLR from the coding sequence ATGAGCGACGACCAGGCCAACCCCTTCGACCGTGACCACTACGACTACTCCTCCTGGTTCTTCTGGGCGCAGGCCAGCGAGGAGCAGAAGCAGGAACAGCTCGCCCAGCAGGAACAGTTCCTCCGCTCCCGGCCGGATTCCTCGATCGGCGAGCGGTGCTTCATCTCCCCGCTGGCAGCGGTACAGGTGGAGAGACTGGCCCTCGGGCGCAGCTGCTACATCTCCGGGCACGCCTATCTCACCGGCACCCTGGAGACCGGGCCGAACTGCACGATCAACCCGTTCTGCGTGGTCCGGGGCACCATCCGCCTCGGACACTCGGTCCGCATCGGCGCACACACCTCGATGCTGGCCTTCAACCACACCATCACCGATCCCGACGTCCCGGTCTTCAAGCAACCGATCTCCCAGCGAGGCATCACCATCGGCGACGACGTGTGGATCGGCTCGCACGTGATGGTCCTGGACGGCATCACGATTGGCGACCGGGCCGTCGTCGGGGCCGGATCGATCGTGACCAAGGACGTCCCGGCCGGTGCGATCGTGGCCGGAAACCCAGCGACCGTGCGCAAGTGGCGGGTCGCCGAGCTCGAGCCGCAACCGACGGCGTCCGCTCCAGCGGGCGAACCGACCCTCGCCCAGGAGCTGCGCACCTTCGACGAGAGGGCGCGCGGGCAGGCGGAGGAGATCCTGGATCGATCCTGGAACCGCTCCCTGGAGCGGTTCGTGGACGCACCCGGGCGGCCGCCGACGGTCCGTGCGCATTGCGACGCGATCGAGGTGGCGGCCTACCTGACCGGGGAGGTTCCGCCTCAGCTCAGCCGCGAGGCGCACGTGTCGTGGCTGCAGGGGCTGCAGGACCCCGGCTCAGGCATGATCGCCGAGCTCGACGCGTCCGGGCGCCCCGGGCCGGCGGTGACCGATCTGAGCGTCGGCGAGGCGCACTATCACGTGCTCTGTGTGGGCTACGCGCTCGAGGTGCTCGGATCGCGCTTCGCCTATCCGATCCATGCGGTGGACCGGCTTGGTGCGGATGGGCTGATCGAGCTGCTGGACGGGCTGCCGTGGCAGGGAACCCCGTGGCGCAGCAGCAACACCGCGGACATGCTGGGTACGGCGCTGCTGTGGAACACCCGCGCCGCCGCGCCCCGCGCTGCCACCACCGCAGCCGGGCTGTTCGGATGGCTGCACACCCACGTCGACCCGGCTACCGGGATGTGGGGCACCGACGATCCGCGCTCGGGTCGGCTGCAGACGGTGAACGCCTTCTACCGGACCTCCCGCGGCTCGTTCGCCCAATTCGGGCTGCCGCTACCCCATCCCGAGCGCGTCGTGGACACGGTGCTCGCGCACGCCCAGGATGCCCGGTACTTCGCGTCCGATCGTCAGAACGCGTGCAACGTGCTCGACGTGGCGCATCCGCTGTGGCTCGCTAGTGGTCGCAGCGGCTACCGCCGGGACGAGATCCGGCAGGTGGCCCGCGGGCTCCTCGCGGACGCACTGACGCACTGGCAGCAGCACGGTTTCGCCTTCGCCGCGGCCTCCGGCACCGGCCGCGACCCAGTGGCGGAGACACCCGGGCTGCAGGGCACCGAGATGTGGTTGGCGATCATCTGGTACCTCGCCGATCTGCTCGAGGTCAGTAATGCGCTGAGCTACCGGCCGGGCGGGGTGCACCGGCCCGAGCCCGCAGGCTCGTTGAACCTCCGGTAG
- a CDS encoding GntR family transcriptional regulator, whose protein sequence is MTPPAETTGPAPKPTLALEQPVSRGDRVRDVIQAAILDTRLPQGTPLVERELSAMLGVSKTPIREALKQLQSSGLVVSTAYQGMRVRVLDAAIVREVTDARLAVEPQALHLAIATRGASELDEARQLLRRTEALVTSENTAELSVTNRAFHRCLYAACGNDLLIDFLDKLQALSMFIATAGWHVRATYDQELAEHRQLLDAFERGDGESAATILRHHISTAAEGTLQALDQDTES, encoded by the coding sequence ATGACACCCCCAGCGGAGACGACGGGGCCGGCACCGAAGCCGACCCTCGCCCTCGAGCAGCCGGTCTCGCGCGGCGACCGCGTCCGAGACGTGATCCAGGCCGCGATCCTCGACACCCGACTCCCCCAGGGCACACCCCTGGTCGAGCGTGAGCTCTCCGCCATGCTCGGCGTCTCCAAGACCCCGATCCGGGAGGCACTGAAACAGCTGCAGTCGAGCGGCCTGGTGGTCTCGACCGCGTATCAGGGGATGCGGGTGCGGGTGCTCGACGCCGCGATCGTGCGCGAGGTGACCGATGCACGCCTCGCCGTCGAACCACAGGCGCTCCACCTGGCCATCGCCACGCGTGGCGCCTCGGAGCTCGACGAGGCACGCCAGCTCCTCCGCCGGACCGAGGCCCTGGTCACCTCCGAGAACACCGCCGAGCTCAGCGTGACCAATCGCGCGTTCCACCGCTGCCTGTACGCCGCGTGCGGGAACGACCTGCTCATCGACTTCCTCGACAAGCTGCAGGCGCTGAGCATGTTCATCGCGACCGCCGGCTGGCACGTGCGCGCCACCTACGATCAGGAACTCGCCGAGCACCGGCAGCTCCTGGACGCATTCGAACGGGGCGACGGCGAGAGCGCCGCCACGATCCTGCGCCATCACATCAGCACCGCGGCAGAGGGAACACTGCAGGCACTCGACCAGGACACCGAGTCGTGA
- a CDS encoding mandelate racemase/muconate lactonizing enzyme family protein — MTTITDIRLTPVNIARSTGFVCGHVIVEIETDDGLVGIGEMSDLQHLPRFHPDVDDLSSSLRAMLVGVEIWDANQISGVLTEAFPSAGSLYDKGAVIRCGVDIALWDLRGKATGRSVTALLGGAVRTALPVAYPIFRQRQESDIEANLAIMAEKLAAGFSMFRVYVGGDLDLDEQFLRRLRERFADRAQIKSLDFSNLLDAPAAMRFIERTRDVDYSLVEAPAYEGDVDGLAEVRRRTLIPVSEHVYDARAALRLATEKAVDVFNVGLFALGGITPAQQVVAIAEAARLDCLIGTTQELSIGTAAAAHFGMATASARVAADPVGPLLYTSDVVTDPVTYRDGALIAPGGPGLGMAIDSEQLQRASGPLRWDTTSGSVIDRVGTP, encoded by the coding sequence GTGACCACGATCACCGACATCCGGCTCACCCCGGTCAATATCGCACGCTCGACCGGCTTCGTCTGTGGGCACGTCATCGTCGAGATCGAGACTGATGACGGACTCGTCGGCATCGGTGAGATGTCGGATCTGCAGCATCTGCCCCGATTCCATCCGGACGTCGACGACCTGTCCTCCTCGCTGCGGGCGATGCTCGTCGGAGTCGAGATCTGGGATGCGAACCAGATCTCCGGAGTGCTCACCGAGGCGTTCCCCTCGGCCGGGTCGTTGTACGACAAGGGCGCCGTCATTCGCTGCGGCGTCGACATCGCCCTCTGGGACCTGCGTGGCAAGGCAACCGGGCGAAGCGTCACCGCCCTCCTCGGCGGGGCGGTCCGCACCGCACTCCCGGTGGCCTACCCGATCTTCCGGCAGCGCCAGGAGTCCGATATCGAGGCGAACCTGGCGATCATGGCGGAGAAGCTGGCCGCCGGCTTCTCGATGTTCCGCGTCTACGTCGGCGGCGATCTCGACCTCGACGAGCAGTTCCTGCGCCGGCTGCGCGAGCGTTTCGCCGACCGGGCACAGATCAAGTCCCTCGACTTCTCCAACCTGCTCGACGCGCCGGCCGCCATGCGCTTCATCGAACGCACCCGGGACGTCGACTACAGCCTCGTCGAAGCACCCGCCTACGAAGGCGACGTCGACGGCCTGGCCGAGGTACGCCGTCGGACCCTGATCCCGGTGAGCGAGCACGTGTACGACGCCCGCGCTGCGCTCAGACTCGCTACGGAGAAGGCCGTGGATGTGTTCAACGTCGGGCTGTTCGCGCTCGGCGGCATCACCCCTGCCCAGCAGGTGGTCGCGATCGCCGAGGCGGCCCGGCTGGACTGCCTGATCGGCACCACCCAGGAGCTCTCGATCGGGACCGCCGCCGCGGCGCATTTCGGGATGGCCACAGCCAGCGCGCGGGTCGCCGCCGACCCGGTCGGTCCGCTGCTCTACACCAGCGACGTCGTCACCGACCCGGTGACTTACCGTGACGGTGCGCTCATCGCCCCGGGCGGTCCGGGGCTCGGGATGGCAATCGACTCCGAGCAGCTGCAGCGTGCCAGCGGGCCGCTGCGCTGGGACACCACGTCCGGTTCGGTGATCGACCGGGTGGGGACACCATGA
- a CDS encoding SDR family NAD(P)-dependent oxidoreductase, which translates to MSAGGRFRGARVLVTGGGRNIGRAIVERFAGEGAHVAINTLAEGEADELAKQLSTDERRAIAVPADVSDPTAVEQMLTRVHSELGGIDVLVNNAAVPMLGRVPFFELTLTEWDRQFAVGARGTYLCTRAAAERMGPGGCVVNISSIGATKAHRDAVAYDATKGAIESFTRAAALELAPHGLRVNAIAPGAISNDRFQGIPSAVQAAEVTPIPLGRAGTGDEVAGVATFLASDDAAYITGQVITIDGGLSVQARQATSEVELESERGGTT; encoded by the coding sequence ATGAGCGCGGGCGGCCGGTTCCGGGGAGCCCGCGTGCTCGTCACCGGCGGGGGGCGCAACATCGGGCGTGCGATCGTCGAACGATTCGCCGGTGAGGGTGCGCACGTGGCGATCAATACGCTCGCCGAGGGCGAGGCCGACGAGCTGGCCAAACAGCTGAGCACCGACGAACGCCGAGCGATCGCCGTTCCCGCCGACGTCAGCGACCCGACCGCCGTGGAGCAGATGCTCACCCGGGTGCACAGCGAGCTCGGCGGGATCGACGTCCTCGTCAACAACGCCGCCGTCCCGATGCTCGGGCGGGTGCCGTTCTTCGAGCTCACGCTCACTGAGTGGGACCGGCAGTTCGCCGTCGGGGCCCGTGGCACGTACCTGTGCACCCGCGCGGCCGCCGAGCGGATGGGCCCGGGTGGCTGCGTCGTCAACATCTCCTCGATCGGCGCGACGAAGGCCCACCGCGACGCGGTCGCCTACGACGCGACGAAGGGGGCGATCGAGTCGTTCACCCGCGCCGCCGCCCTGGAGCTGGCACCGCACGGCCTCCGGGTGAACGCCATCGCACCGGGGGCGATCTCGAACGATCGGTTCCAGGGCATCCCCTCCGCCGTCCAGGCAGCCGAGGTGACGCCCATCCCGCTCGGGCGCGCCGGCACCGGGGACGAGGTCGCCGGCGTCGCGACCTTCCTCGCCTCCGACGACGCCGCGTACATCACCGGCCAGGTGATCACCATCGACGGTGGCCTCAGCGTCCAGGCCCGGCAGGCGACGTCGGAGGTCGAACTCGAGTCCGAACGAGGAGGAACCACGTGA
- a CDS encoding dihydrodipicolinate synthase family protein yields the protein MSVALDGVTAVLVTGYQGGTDRVDTEKVAALAARVSAGGVPVLTALGNTAEVQQLEDAERHAVLQAVAGAGHSGTLIAGVTGPMTGVLRQVETAAALGYHAAMIHEPSDPFGDGDGLVRFYTHLARQSALPIVLYLRSTRLSGAQLRFLAEQDRVVGVKYARPDLHTLGTLLRAGAGSACTWINGLAEWNSPAFAGIGVTSFTSGIANARPEIALAMHRGLVSGDLPAVHRLIDKYVGTVEALRAEGAGRYNVSVIKQLLRWEGLEMGGVRPPHSNLDEAALARLAEIRDYPAAVAATGPARAKETRP from the coding sequence GTGAGCGTGGCTCTCGACGGCGTCACGGCCGTGCTCGTGACCGGGTACCAGGGCGGGACGGACCGGGTCGACACCGAGAAGGTCGCCGCGCTCGCCGCCCGGGTCAGTGCCGGCGGGGTTCCGGTGCTCACCGCGCTGGGCAATACGGCCGAGGTGCAGCAGCTGGAGGACGCCGAGCGGCACGCCGTGCTGCAGGCGGTGGCCGGTGCCGGTCATTCCGGCACGTTGATCGCCGGGGTGACCGGTCCGATGACCGGCGTGCTCCGCCAGGTCGAGACCGCTGCCGCCCTCGGCTACCACGCGGCGATGATCCATGAACCGTCCGACCCGTTCGGCGACGGCGACGGACTGGTCCGCTTCTACACCCACCTCGCGCGGCAATCCGCACTCCCGATCGTGCTGTACCTGCGCTCCACCCGCCTCTCCGGTGCCCAGCTCCGCTTCCTCGCCGAGCAGGACCGCGTGGTCGGGGTGAAGTACGCGCGGCCGGACCTGCACACCCTCGGCACTCTCCTCCGGGCGGGCGCGGGATCGGCATGCACCTGGATCAACGGGCTCGCCGAGTGGAACAGCCCGGCGTTCGCCGGGATCGGCGTCACCTCGTTCACTTCCGGGATCGCCAATGCCCGTCCGGAGATCGCACTCGCCATGCACCGCGGTCTGGTGAGCGGCGATCTGCCGGCGGTGCACCGGCTGATCGACAAGTACGTCGGGACGGTGGAAGCGCTCCGGGCGGAGGGGGCGGGACGCTACAACGTCTCGGTCATCAAACAGCTGCTGCGCTGGGAAGGCCTCGAGATGGGTGGTGTGCGCCCGCCGCACAGCAACCTCGACGAGGCCGCGCTCGCCCGGCTGGCCGAGATCCGGGACTACCCCGCAGCCGTCGCGGCCACCGGGCCGGCACGAGCGAAGGAGACGCGCCCATGA
- a CDS encoding hydroxyacid dehydrogenase gives MRTPVGSYLLDPSALETVFGPSEQQRLSDLLDIDDVHTTKESLLDSPRLSEVEVLVGGWGTPRLTPELLDRMPALRLVLYSAGSVRHLVTEEFWQRGIAVVSAADANNEPVAEYVLANTVLALTGEHRSSAHLRATHTFLPDHTGLGMYDRRIGLVGFGSIARKVADRLRRFGHHIGVWDPYLEARDAVGVHQYRTLTDLFAESDVVSIHAPWIPGENDKLVGAEALRALPRGATLINTARGALVDEEALVDLLREREDLYAVLDVTWPEPPPDGSPLYELGNVKLTGHIAGSIGTERRSLGRLVVGELERWLTDRPLEHQVTEAAARLRA, from the coding sequence ATGAGGACCCCGGTCGGCAGCTACCTGCTCGATCCCAGCGCCCTGGAGACTGTCTTCGGACCGTCCGAGCAGCAACGCCTCAGCGACCTGCTGGACATCGACGACGTCCACACCACGAAGGAGTCCCTGCTGGACTCTCCTCGACTGTCGGAGGTGGAGGTGCTCGTCGGCGGGTGGGGAACCCCACGCCTGACCCCGGAGCTGCTCGACCGGATGCCCGCGCTGCGCCTCGTGCTCTACTCCGCCGGCTCGGTCCGGCACCTGGTCACCGAGGAGTTCTGGCAGCGTGGCATCGCCGTCGTCTCGGCCGCCGACGCGAACAACGAACCGGTCGCCGAGTATGTCCTAGCGAACACCGTGCTCGCTCTCACCGGTGAGCACCGCTCGAGCGCCCACCTGCGCGCCACGCACACCTTCCTGCCGGACCACACCGGCCTGGGGATGTACGACCGGCGTATCGGACTCGTCGGCTTCGGTTCGATCGCACGCAAGGTCGCCGACCGGCTGCGCCGCTTCGGCCACCACATCGGCGTCTGGGACCCCTACCTCGAGGCGAGGGACGCCGTCGGGGTGCACCAGTACCGCACCCTCACCGACCTGTTCGCCGAGAGCGACGTGGTGAGCATCCACGCACCGTGGATTCCCGGCGAGAACGACAAGCTGGTCGGCGCAGAGGCGCTGCGCGCCCTCCCGCGGGGAGCCACGCTGATCAACACCGCCCGCGGGGCACTGGTGGACGAGGAGGCTCTCGTCGACCTGTTGCGGGAACGCGAGGACCTGTACGCCGTCCTGGACGTGACCTGGCCAGAGCCACCGCCGGACGGCAGCCCGCTCTACGAGCTCGGCAACGTCAAGCTCACCGGCCACATCGCCGGCAGCATCGGCACCGAGCGGCGTTCCCTGGGCCGCCTCGTGGTCGGCGAGCTGGAACGATGGCTCACCGACCGGCCGCTCGAGCACCAGGTCACCGAAGCGGCCGCACGCCTGCGGGCCTAG